A single Scleropages formosus chromosome 4, fSclFor1.1, whole genome shotgun sequence DNA region contains:
- the LOC108932851 gene encoding phytanoyl-CoA hydroxylase-interacting protein-like, translating to MEVPSLGRGVGSARSPCEDMIKNVSLEAQLCEREENKSQNSGIARMEELPVPQNIKINNITCDSFKITWDMDSKAKERITHYFIDLNKKENKNSNKFKHKDVPTKLVAKAVPLPMTVRGHWFLSPRTEYTVAVQTASKQSDGDYAVSEWSEIIEFCTADYSSVHLTQLLEKAEVIAGRMLKFSVFYRNQNKEYFDRAREVHGNKMLPTVKDKSGSHGSPISGKLEGIFFSCNTEFNTGKPPQDSPYGRHRFEVPAEVLFNQKSNLYFGDFYCMYTAYHYVILVLAPADSPGDEFCKQRLPALDITSNKFLTCTEEEGGQLVFHHAQDVILEVIYTDPVDLALGTVSEISGHQLMSLSTFNAKKDPSCKTCNISVGR from the exons AGAATAAGTCCCAGAACAGTGGGATTGCCAGGATGGAGGAGCTACCAGTTccacaaaacattaaaataaacaacatcACGTGTGACTCCTTCAAGATAACTTGGGACATGGACTCAAAAGCCAAGGAGCGCATCACTCACTACTTCATCGAcctgaacaaaaaagaaaacaagaactcCAATAAGTTCAAGCACAAG GATGTTCCAACAAAATTGGTGGCCAAAGCTGTCCCACTGCCCATGACCGTGAGGGGCCACTGGTTCCTGAGCCCACGCACAGAGTACACAGTGGCTGTGCAGACAGCCTCCAAGCAGAGCGACGGGGACTACGCTGTGTCTGAGTGGAGTGAGATCATCGAGTTCTGCACTGCTG ATTACTCCTCTGTGCACCTCACACAGTTACTTGAGAAGGCAGAAGTGATTGCAGGCAGAATGCTGAAATTTTCTGTGTTCTACCGCAATCAAAATAAAGAATACTTTGACAGAGCAAG GGAAGTCCACGGCAACAAGATGCTTCCCACTGTGAAAGACAAGAGTGGCAGTCATGGCTCACCCATCAGTGGCAAGTTGGAGGGCATCTTCTTCAGCTGTAACACTGAGTTCAACACAGGCAAACCCCCCCAGGACTCCCCGTACGGCAGGCACAGGTTCGAGGTCCCGGCTGAGGTGTTATTCAACCAAAAGAGCAACCTGTACTTCGGAGACTTCTACTGCATGTACACAGCTTACCACTATGTCATTCTGGTGCTGGCGCCCGCTGACTCACCAGGTGATGAGTTCTGTAAGCAGCGCCTGCCCGCACTGGACATCACCAGCAACAAATTCCTGACATGCACTGAGGAAGAGGGAGGCCAGCTGGTGTTCCACCATGCCCAGGACGTCATCCTGGAGGTCATTTATACTGACCCGGTGGACTTGGCCCTGGGAACTGTTTCTGAGATCAGTGGACACCAGCTGATGAGCCTGTCCACGTTCAACGCAAAGAAGGACCCCAGCTGCAAGACGTGCAACATCAGCGTGGGCCGCTAA
- the LOC108932850 gene encoding monocarboxylate transporter 9-like, translated as MSPQRSARGLDGGWGWVIVVASFSGQLLAYGSPQSVGVLYPEWLNTFQEGKGLTAWVGSLVSGVGLIASPICSACVMNFGARPVTVFSGVMVAGGLMLSAFSPSVQFLMFSYGVVVGLGCGLVYAATVTITCQYFDNRRGLALGIVTTGASVGGFLYATAQNEFIELFGLDGCLLIIGALSLNLMACAGPMRPLHLPGYLLKQKKAFEQTEEQLFSQPDKQMAAEDSIKMAAGTAGKGLIVKDLLITIDIKDPLAYEKGFLGSTALVKIIKKKQQSYSKYMHSTAEFLQDHIFASLCVTLFLFSLGGFPPVLFMEDVAQNKRLIEGVSVIPLVSIVAITTGLGKLVLGVMADLRWINSLYLYAFTVASTGLALLIIPVCNTYIGLQILSGVVGFFSGNWSITPYVTTKIVGIERLTQAYGLLMFFGGFGIMLGPPVVGWFCDWTQSYDLAFYFSGGCVLLGGLSFFLSALPCWNKNKSENLRPDIEYTSNCEKVASVA; from the exons ATGAGTCCACAAAGGTCAGCAAGAGGCCTAGATGGCGGCTGGGGGTGGGTAATTGTTGTGGCATCCTTTTCGGGCCAGTTGCTGGCCTATGGGTCCCCCCAGTCAGTTGGCGTCCTCTACCCAGAGTGGCTCAACACCTTCCAGGAAGGAAAAGGACTGACTGCGTGGGTCGGCTCTCTTGTTTCTGGTGTTGGGCTGATTGCAA GTCCCATCTGCAGTGCCTGTGTCATGAACTTTGGTGCTAGACCTGTCACAGTCTTCAGTGGTGTAATGGTGGCTGGAGGGCTTATGCTCAGTGCTTTCTCCCCCAGTGTTCAGTTCCTCATGTTCTCCTACGGAGTCGTCGTTG gactAGGCTGTGGATTAGTCTATGCTGCTACTGTGACCATTACTTGCCAGTATTTTGATAACAGACGCGGCCTTGCACTTGGAATAGTGACAACAG GTGCAAGCGTGGGGGGTTTTTTATATGCCACTGCTCAAAATGAGTTCATTGAACTCTTTGGACTTGATGGGTGCTTATTGATCATTGGAGCCCTGTCTCTGAACCTTATGGCCTGCGCTGGACCAATGAGGCCCCTGCACCTGCCAGGTTATTTGCTTAAGCAGAAAAAGGCATTTGAACAAACTGAGGAGCAGCTGTTTTCCCAGCCTGACAAGCAAATGGCTGCGGAAGACTCCATTAAGATGGCGGCAGGCACAGCTGGGAAGGGTCTTATAGTCAAGGATCTGCTGATCACCATAGACATCAAAGATCCCCTAGCCTATGAAAAGGGCTTTCTTGGAAGCACTGCTCTGGTGAAGATCATCAAGAAGAAGCAACAGTCCTATTCAAAATACATGCACTCCactgctgaatttctccaaGACCACATCTTTGCGTCCCTCTGTGTCACCCTCTTCCTCTTTAGCTTGGGTGGTTTCCCACCAGTGCTCTTCATGGAGGATGTGGCACAAAATAAGAGGCTCATTGAGGGAGTCAGTGTCATACCTCTAGTCTCCATTGTAGCCATCACTACTGGCCTGGGCAAGTTGGTGCTGGGTGTGATGGCTGACCTGCGGTGGATCAACAGCTTGTACCTCTATGCCTTTACAGTAGCCAGTACGGGTCTAGCCCTGCTTATTATTCCAGTGTGCAATACCTATATTGGTCTGCAAATCCTCTCAGGTGTAGTGGGATTCTTCTCTGGGAACTGGTCCATAACACCCTATGTTACTACCAAGATTGTTGGGATTGAAAGACTCACTCAAGCCTATGGGCTTCTGATGTTTTTTGGTGGATTTGGAATTATGCTTGGACCTCCAGTCGTAG GCTGGTTCTGTGACTGGACACAGTCCTATGACCTTGCTTTCTACTTCAGTGGAGGGTGTGTACTGCTGGGAGGTCTCAGTTTCTTCCTGTCTGCTTTGCCTTGCTGGAACAAGAACAAAAGTGAGAACCTAAGACCTGACATTGAATACACTAGCAATTGTGAAAAAGTTGCCTCTGTAGCATAA